A genome region from Sphingorhabdus sp. SMR4y includes the following:
- a CDS encoding nucleoside deaminase: protein MTAARYTSFMGDALDLARAAVTVGEVPVGAVIVKAGQIIGRGHNRTRIDQDPTAHAEMVAIRQATGFLGNDRLDGCDLWVTLEPCTMCAGAIAHARLRRLYYGTEDSKGGAVDSGVRFFDAPTCHHRPDVYAGIESEAAAKLLLEFFRNRRD, encoded by the coding sequence ATGACGGCAGCAAGATATACTTCATTCATGGGCGATGCGCTTGATCTGGCTCGCGCGGCTGTCACGGTCGGCGAAGTGCCGGTCGGTGCGGTCATCGTCAAGGCCGGCCAAATCATTGGCCGCGGCCATAATCGCACCCGCATCGATCAAGACCCCACCGCCCATGCCGAGATGGTCGCGATTCGGCAGGCAACCGGATTTCTCGGCAATGACCGGCTGGACGGGTGCGACCTCTGGGTCACGCTGGAGCCCTGCACCATGTGCGCCGGCGCCATCGCCCACGCCCGTTTGCGCCGGCTCTATTATGGGACGGAGGATAGCAAGGGCGGAGCCGTGGACAGCGGCGTCCGCTTTTTCGACGCGCCGACCTGCCATCACCGGCCCGATGTCTATGCCGGGATAGAAAGCGAGGCCGCGGCCAAGCTGCTGCTGGAATTTTTCCGGAACCGCCGGGACTGA
- a CDS encoding winged helix-turn-helix transcriptional regulator: MDKIREDLSSMAGGECSLPVSLEVIGERWCFMILRAALNGVGHFEDFLSEIGIARNILANRLTRMVEAGIMTRRPCDHDKRKVEYRLTDKGQDLLPTMIALRQWGERWETGVPSNPILCDSRDRQPIGPISMRAHDDRVLEMDDLCWIDESELKLDADGANRDDMVVRHLREIGESSAA; this comes from the coding sequence ATGGACAAAATCAGAGAAGATCTATCGAGCATGGCTGGCGGTGAGTGCAGCCTGCCCGTGTCGTTGGAAGTTATCGGCGAGCGCTGGTGCTTCATGATATTGCGTGCCGCACTGAACGGAGTCGGGCATTTCGAGGATTTCCTCTCGGAAATCGGCATCGCCCGCAACATATTGGCAAACCGGCTAACCCGGATGGTGGAAGCGGGGATCATGACCCGGCGTCCCTGTGATCATGACAAGCGCAAAGTCGAATATCGATTGACCGACAAGGGGCAGGATTTGCTGCCGACCATGATTGCCTTGCGGCAGTGGGGAGAACGATGGGAAACCGGCGTCCCGTCCAATCCGATATTGTGTGATTCCCGGGATCGCCAGCCGATTGGCCCGATCAGCATGCGGGCGCATGATGACCGGGTGCTGGAAATGGATGACCTCTGCTGGATCGATGAATCGGAATTGAAACTGGATGCCGACGGCGCCAACCGCGACGATATGGTTGTCCGCCACCTCCGTGAAATCGGCGAATCTTCCGCGGCCTGA
- a CDS encoding sensor histidine kinase — protein MAVMEIRPQPFFGNKNRAFWNLQSAGWAGALILRAIGGISNGLPLGFLVPVIISTITGYSISLLLSVVYKNLIHRRPIVTWSSTAAILTVASALYAFIDAWVFLIQNPASETAFGTLFLGSLFLGIMLLGAWSALYYAINFFLRVEEQNDQLLQLEAQATRAQLAMLRYQLNPHFLFNTLNSISTLVLLRQTEPANAMLSRLSSFLRHTLVNEVHSRVTLAQEVETLHLYLDIEKMRFEERLRSHFDIDPAVRNALLPSLLLQPLVENAIKYAVTPQEEGADISVSAHLDGDKLRITVSDTGPGKAGATTGKPESTGVGLGNIQERLNQAYGEGAIFETRSSPGEGFSVFIALPFETREQIQREAADQAATDEQLRNETIFGEHASSDDHQREPVNARTMASFQHKDLKT, from the coding sequence ATGGCCGTTATGGAAATTCGTCCCCAGCCGTTTTTTGGCAACAAGAACCGCGCATTCTGGAACCTGCAATCGGCCGGATGGGCCGGTGCGCTCATTTTGCGCGCGATCGGCGGGATATCCAACGGATTGCCGCTGGGCTTTCTGGTGCCGGTCATTATCTCGACCATAACCGGCTATTCGATTTCGCTACTTTTGTCCGTGGTCTACAAAAATCTGATCCACCGTCGCCCGATCGTGACCTGGAGCAGCACCGCCGCGATATTGACCGTAGCGTCCGCCTTATATGCCTTTATCGACGCCTGGGTTTTCCTCATCCAGAATCCCGCGTCGGAAACAGCTTTCGGGACATTGTTTCTGGGGTCGCTCTTTCTTGGCATCATGCTGCTCGGCGCGTGGTCGGCGCTCTATTACGCGATCAATTTCTTCCTGCGGGTCGAAGAACAAAACGACCAGCTGCTGCAACTGGAAGCGCAGGCAACGCGGGCGCAACTGGCGATGTTGCGCTATCAGCTCAATCCGCATTTCCTGTTCAACACGCTGAACAGCATTTCGACGCTGGTGCTGTTGCGCCAGACCGAACCGGCCAATGCCATGCTGTCGCGTTTGTCTTCTTTCCTGCGCCATACATTGGTCAACGAAGTGCACAGCAGAGTGACGCTGGCGCAGGAGGTGGAAACCCTGCATCTCTATCTGGATATCGAGAAGATGCGTTTCGAGGAACGGCTGCGCTCCCATTTCGATATCGATCCGGCTGTGCGCAATGCGCTGTTGCCGTCGCTGCTGCTGCAGCCTCTGGTCGAAAATGCGATAAAATATGCGGTGACACCGCAGGAAGAGGGGGCTGATATTTCGGTGTCCGCCCATCTTGATGGCGATAAGTTGCGGATAACTGTTTCGGATACCGGCCCGGGGAAGGCCGGTGCAACGACGGGAAAACCGGAATCAACCGGTGTCGGTCTGGGCAATATTCAGGAGCGATTAAACCAAGCTTATGGAGAAGGCGCGATATTTGAAACGCGTTCGTCGCCCGGCGAAGGTTTTTCGGTGTTCATTGCCTTGCCATTTGAAACCAGAGAACAAATTCAACGGGAAGCGGCAGATCAGGCTGCGACCGACGAGCAATTGAGAAACGAGACTATTTTTGGAGAGCATGCATCCAGTGATGACCATCAGCGGGAGCCGGTAAATGCACGGACGATGGCATCATTTCAGCATAAGGATTTAAAAACATGA
- a CDS encoding RelA/SpoT family protein codes for MLRQYELVERVRSYDPDADEDLINRAYVFSVQRHGSQKRASGDPYFSHPIEVAGLMTDLKLDQQTIVTALLHDTVEDTLTTTEEISKLFGAEIARLVDGVTKLSKIEAQTDNERAAENLRKFLLATSDDIRVLLVKLADRLHNMRTLHFIKSEEKRLRIAHETMDIYAPLAERIGMYEYMREMQLLAFEHMEPEAYDTITKRLQAIKEGDDGQVDKIAQSIQKALESGGLAAEVNGREKHPYSIWRKMQERHVSFEQLTDIMAFRVVTDNSAECYRALGILHEKWKMVPGRFKDYISTPKRNGYRSIHTTIMHGNNMRVEIQIRSQRMHEDNEFGLAAHWAYKQGNRPDGQAGWIRDLIEILDQAEDAEELLEHAKLAMYQDRIFAFTPKGTLLQLPRGSTTVDFAYAVHTDLGNQAVGAKVNGRHVPLRTQLQNGDVVEILKSKGQEPQPGWLSFVITGKARAAIRRNVRFKERDEIIAMGTELYEEIIERLPGKIGKRAIKAALKRLDLKEPDDLMIAIGTRQLSDREVMEAIIPGSVHDNDDERQWPEQDRAISIKGLTPGVAFNLAECCHPVPGDRIVGLRRSGQNVEVHTIDCQSLADGVDADWVDLSWGNESDGAAARLCVVLHNKPGTLSEMAGIFGYHNANILNLRLSHRDGPFHTFDVDLEVHNVHHLMRILSALRASEAVAQAERT; via the coding sequence ATGCTGAGACAATATGAACTGGTGGAACGCGTAAGATCCTATGATCCCGATGCCGATGAGGATCTGATCAACCGCGCCTATGTTTTTTCCGTGCAACGCCATGGCAGCCAGAAACGCGCCAGCGGCGACCCCTATTTCAGTCACCCCATCGAAGTCGCCGGGTTGATGACCGACCTCAAGCTGGACCAGCAGACGATCGTGACCGCGCTGCTCCACGACACGGTCGAGGATACGCTCACCACGACCGAAGAAATCAGCAAATTATTCGGCGCCGAAATCGCCCGTCTGGTCGATGGCGTGACCAAGCTTTCCAAGATCGAAGCCCAGACCGATAACGAAAGGGCAGCTGAAAATCTCCGCAAATTCCTGCTCGCAACATCCGACGATATCCGCGTGCTGCTGGTCAAGCTGGCCGACCGGCTGCACAATATGCGGACCCTGCATTTCATCAAGAGCGAGGAAAAGCGCCTGCGGATCGCCCATGAAACGATGGATATCTATGCGCCGCTGGCGGAGCGGATCGGCATGTATGAATATATGCGCGAGATGCAGCTTCTGGCTTTCGAGCATATGGAGCCGGAAGCCTATGACACCATCACCAAAAGATTGCAGGCGATCAAGGAAGGCGACGACGGTCAGGTCGACAAGATCGCCCAGTCCATCCAGAAAGCCCTCGAAAGCGGCGGCCTGGCAGCGGAAGTCAATGGCCGGGAAAAACATCCCTATTCGATCTGGCGCAAGATGCAGGAGCGGCATGTCAGCTTCGAGCAACTGACCGATATCATGGCTTTCCGCGTGGTGACCGACAATAGCGCCGAATGCTATCGGGCACTGGGCATATTGCACGAAAAATGGAAAATGGTCCCCGGCCGGTTCAAGGACTATATCTCCACACCCAAGCGAAACGGCTACCGCTCGATCCACACAACCATCATGCATGGCAATAATATGCGGGTGGAGATCCAGATCCGCTCGCAGCGCATGCACGAGGATAACGAATTCGGACTGGCCGCCCACTGGGCCTATAAACAGGGCAACCGGCCCGATGGTCAGGCCGGCTGGATTCGCGATCTGATCGAGATCCTGGATCAGGCAGAAGATGCCGAGGAACTGCTCGAACATGCCAAGCTGGCAATGTACCAGGACCGGATTTTCGCCTTCACACCGAAAGGTACATTGCTGCAACTGCCCCGGGGCTCGACCACCGTCGACTTCGCCTATGCGGTGCACACAGATCTCGGCAACCAGGCGGTTGGCGCCAAGGTCAACGGGCGGCACGTGCCGCTCCGGACCCAGCTGCAAAACGGCGATGTGGTAGAAATTCTGAAGTCCAAGGGACAAGAGCCACAGCCAGGCTGGCTGTCCTTCGTCATCACCGGCAAGGCGCGCGCCGCCATCCGCCGCAATGTCCGGTTCAAGGAGCGCGACGAAATCATCGCCATGGGCACGGAATTATACGAGGAAATTATCGAGCGGCTGCCCGGCAAGATCGGCAAGCGCGCGATCAAGGCGGCGCTCAAGCGGCTGGACCTGAAGGAACCGGACGATCTGATGATTGCGATTGGTACCCGCCAGCTCAGCGATCGCGAAGTGATGGAAGCGATCATCCCCGGCAGCGTGCACGACAATGACGACGAGCGGCAATGGCCGGAACAGGATCGGGCGATTTCGATCAAGGGCCTGACACCCGGCGTGGCGTTCAATCTCGCCGAATGCTGTCACCCCGTGCCCGGAGACCGGATTGTCGGCTTGCGCCGCAGCGGCCAGAATGTCGAGGTTCATACAATCGACTGCCAGAGTCTTGCCGATGGCGTCGACGCCGACTGGGTCGATCTCAGCTGGGGCAATGAAAGTGACGGCGCAGCCGCGCGGCTATGCGTGGTCTTGCACAACAAGCCGGGCACGCTTTCCGAAATGGCCGGAATTTTCGGCTATCACAACGCCAATATCCTGAACCTGCGCCTGTCGCACAGAGACGGTCCGTTCCACACATTCGATGTCGATCTGGAGGTCCACAATGTCCACCATCTGATGCGGATATTGTCAGCCCTGCGAGCATCGGAAGCCGTCGCTCAGGCTGAACGCACCTGA
- a CDS encoding CC_3452 family protein, with translation MLLSQSPLRASIFFSIAAMTSLTVFTATTAEARSAPVAYTAELQAPVEATQEIIKGAVIRCSGTDCIGTKSSSSARTICAKIADEFGPVASFAYKDETFDADALAKCNN, from the coding sequence ATGCTTCTCTCCCAAAGCCCGCTTCGTGCATCCATATTTTTCTCGATCGCGGCCATGACCTCGCTCACCGTATTTACCGCGACTACCGCCGAAGCCCGCAGCGCGCCGGTTGCCTATACCGCTGAACTGCAAGCCCCGGTAGAAGCGACTCAGGAAATCATCAAAGGCGCGGTTATCCGCTGTTCCGGCACAGATTGTATCGGCACGAAAAGCAGCTCATCCGCGCGAACGATCTGCGCCAAGATAGCCGACGAGTTCGGCCCTGTTGCCAGCTTCGCCTATAAAGACGAGACCTTCGATGCCGACGCGCTCGCCAAGTGCAACAACTGA
- the rpsU gene encoding 30S ribosomal protein S21 — MQIMVRDNNVDQALRALKKKLQREGVYREMKLRRHYEKPSEKRAREKAAAVRRARKMDRKRMERDGLI; from the coding sequence ATGCAAATCATGGTTCGCGATAATAATGTTGATCAGGCCCTTCGGGCGCTCAAGAAAAAATTGCAGCGTGAAGGCGTCTATCGCGAAATGAAACTGCGCCGCCATTATGAAAAGCCGTCTGAAAAGCGTGCTCGCGAAAAGGCTGCTGCCGTACGTCGCGCCCGCAAAATGGACCGCAAGCGTATGGAACGCGACGGCCTCATTTAA
- a CDS encoding (2Fe-2S)-binding protein: protein MTKFTVNDRPVQYRMDPDTPLLWALRDASNLTGTKYGCGTGDCGACMVEVDGEAIRSCLVTIGEMEGRFVTTIEALSRDRSHPVQQAWAAENVPQCGFCQSGMIMAAAVLLKKNPNPSRAAIDEAITNICRCGTYPRIREAIQRAGRVARGEAVLSAAPPPGIDPDDAARAVPALTPEK from the coding sequence ATGACCAAATTCACCGTCAACGACCGCCCGGTCCAGTACCGGATGGACCCCGACACCCCCCTGCTCTGGGCGCTGCGCGATGCGTCCAATCTGACCGGCACCAAGTATGGCTGCGGCACCGGCGATTGCGGCGCCTGCATGGTCGAGGTCGACGGCGAGGCGATCCGCTCCTGTCTGGTCACCATCGGCGAGATGGAAGGACGTTTCGTAACGACCATCGAGGCGCTGTCACGCGATCGCAGCCATCCGGTGCAACAGGCATGGGCTGCGGAAAATGTCCCGCAATGCGGCTTCTGCCAATCGGGTATGATCATGGCAGCGGCGGTTCTGCTGAAGAAAAACCCGAACCCGTCCAGAGCAGCGATTGACGAGGCGATCACCAATATCTGCCGGTGCGGCACCTATCCGCGCATTCGTGAAGCGATCCAGCGCGCCGGACGCGTTGCCCGCGGAGAGGCGGTTCTAAGCGCCGCGCCCCCGCCGGGGATCGATCCGGATGATGCCGCCAGGGCCGTTCCGGCGCTGACGCCTGAAAAATAA
- a CDS encoding FKBP-type peptidyl-prolyl cis-trans isomerase has translation MSVTTVPIHPIKKGSLTKIWIGVLLIAAAALGLAYAGTQNAVVTGASNEQFLAANAGEEGVVTTDSGLQYKVITPGEGPSPVATDTALVKYEGTLRDGTIFDANEQAPMPVGAVVPGFSEALQLMQKGGEYRIWIPSDLAYGEASPGEQIPPNSLLIFDVTLLDFISQAQMEELRQQMQAEGMPGGPPPAP, from the coding sequence ATGTCTGTTACGACGGTTCCGATTCATCCCATCAAAAAGGGCTCACTGACCAAAATCTGGATCGGTGTGCTGCTGATTGCTGCCGCGGCGCTTGGCCTTGCTTATGCAGGGACCCAGAATGCGGTTGTGACCGGTGCGTCCAACGAACAATTTCTGGCGGCCAACGCCGGTGAAGAGGGCGTTGTAACAACCGACTCCGGGCTACAATATAAGGTCATCACGCCGGGCGAGGGGCCTTCGCCGGTCGCCACCGACACGGCTCTGGTGAAATATGAGGGCACGTTGCGCGATGGCACGATATTCGATGCCAATGAGCAGGCACCGATGCCGGTTGGCGCGGTCGTTCCCGGATTTTCCGAAGCGCTGCAGCTGATGCAGAAGGGCGGCGAATATCGTATCTGGATTCCTTCCGATCTGGCCTATGGCGAAGCGTCTCCCGGCGAACAGATTCCGCCGAACAGCCTGCTGATTTTCGACGTCACGCTGCTCGACTTCATCTCGCAGGCGCAGATGGAAGAATTGCGTCAGCAGATGCAGGCAGAAGGCATGCCCGGCGGACCACCGCCCGCTCCCTGA
- a CDS encoding class II aldolase/adducin family protein has translation MATAINVQSSCSEEEWKARQKLAACYRIFAYLGWDELIFNHVTLKVPGEDDAFLINPYGLHFSEVTASSLVKIDIDGNTLDGSTYPVNKAGFTQHSLFHRELPDVHAIIHTHTTATMAVSSVEGGLQPINFYAAAIVPRLAYHKFEGITVHEDEGPRFLASLGKKRMMLLENHGPVVMGRTLEQAFLNHWVLQRACEIQMQTLSMGKPVMIGEEVIRKHLENLSQASIDPLQQGVPEFEAMVRLVDREDKSWRE, from the coding sequence ATGGCCACCGCGATCAACGTCCAGTCCAGTTGCAGCGAGGAAGAATGGAAGGCGCGCCAGAAGCTTGCCGCCTGCTACCGCATTTTCGCCTATCTCGGCTGGGACGAACTGATTTTCAATCATGTCACGCTCAAGGTGCCGGGCGAGGATGATGCCTTCCTGATCAATCCCTATGGCCTGCATTTCAGCGAGGTCACCGCATCCTCCCTGGTCAAGATCGATATCGACGGCAATACGCTGGACGGCTCGACCTACCCGGTGAACAAGGCCGGCTTTACCCAGCACAGCCTGTTCCACCGCGAACTGCCCGATGTCCATGCGATCATCCACACCCATACCACCGCGACCATGGCGGTTTCTTCGGTTGAAGGCGGCCTCCAGCCGATCAATTTCTATGCCGCCGCGATTGTCCCGCGGCTCGCCTATCACAAATTCGAGGGCATCACCGTGCACGAGGATGAAGGACCGCGCTTCCTCGCCAGCCTGGGCAAAAAACGCATGATGCTGCTGGAAAATCATGGGCCGGTCGTGATGGGCCGGACCCTGGAACAGGCATTTCTCAACCACTGGGTGCTGCAGCGCGCCTGCGAAATCCAGATGCAGACGCTATCCATGGGCAAACCGGTAATGATCGGCGAAGAGGTGATCCGAAAGCATCTCGAGAATCTGTCCCAGGCATCAATCGATCCGCTGCAACAGGGCGTGCCTGAATTCGAAGCCATGGTGCGGCTGGTCGATCGCGAAGACAAAAGCTGGCGGGAGTAA
- a CDS encoding TonB-dependent receptor: protein MNIELRRSLGLFTSVGLVALAASPVHASAQELWEGGGSDDQEIIVTGEKQGYVAISSAGLKTDTPLIDTPQTVSVLTREQLDDQALQDIGDILRYTPGASIGQGEGNRDQITIRGQNTTADFFVDGIRDDVQYFRPLYNIERVEIHKGPNAMIFGRGGGGGIINRVTKSPVADRQFGEASASVDSFGAFYLSGDLNLPVGDSAAFRLNGLYEEFDNHRDFYDGRRFAINPSFGTELGERSRILLSYEYVDDNRAVDRGNPAELRAAGDACSVADPCGPLAGYRDTLFGQPGTNRTTLQAHIVKLRVEHDFSDELTFASTTHYGDYDKLYRNIYPVDSVSDDIRLTPAADSVTLDGYVDTTDRENFISQGNLLWTGETGVLGHSLLLGYEFGQQKSANARRDVLFAASNDDQIVVPLADPVTVPAFTFPAFSRNTMSDLKFLSLYVQDQISLGDHFDIIGGVRFDRFDLDVNDIQNGLLLSRTDEKFSPRFGAIYKPQENISLYVSYAKSFLPRSGDQFLTLTPSNANLAPETFENYEIGVKYDLTSELSLTAALFRLDRDDQSILLDNQGNTTLSGSRTEGAEFQLVGKLTERLQINAGYSYLDGQQRNATTVGGQELRLFQVPEHMVSLWTKYDFTTQFAAGLGVTHQSSQFATNDNSVRIPAFTRFDAALYYKLSEKMQIQLNVENLFDETYYPSVHNNDNITTGEPLNARLTVKFGF from the coding sequence GTGAATATTGAACTCCGCCGTTCGTTGGGTCTTTTTACCTCTGTCGGTTTGGTCGCTCTGGCGGCCAGTCCGGTGCACGCCTCTGCGCAGGAGCTGTGGGAAGGCGGTGGTTCAGACGATCAGGAAATTATCGTCACGGGTGAAAAACAGGGTTATGTTGCGATCAGCAGCGCCGGTTTGAAAACCGACACACCGCTCATTGATACGCCCCAGACGGTTTCTGTTCTGACCCGTGAGCAACTAGATGACCAGGCCCTTCAGGATATCGGCGACATACTGCGCTACACGCCTGGTGCGTCTATCGGTCAAGGTGAAGGAAACCGCGACCAGATTACAATCAGGGGACAGAACACTACCGCCGATTTCTTCGTCGACGGCATTCGGGACGACGTCCAATATTTCCGGCCGCTCTATAATATCGAGCGGGTCGAAATCCACAAAGGCCCCAATGCGATGATCTTTGGCCGCGGCGGTGGCGGCGGGATTATCAACCGGGTGACCAAATCACCGGTCGCCGATCGCCAGTTCGGCGAAGCCAGTGCAAGTGTCGACAGCTTTGGCGCTTTTTACCTCTCGGGTGATCTCAATCTGCCGGTCGGCGATTCCGCTGCCTTCCGTCTCAACGGCCTGTATGAGGAATTCGATAATCATCGCGATTTTTACGATGGCCGCCGTTTCGCCATCAACCCAAGCTTCGGCACCGAGCTGGGCGAGCGGAGCCGGATTCTGCTGTCTTACGAATATGTTGATGATAATCGCGCAGTAGATCGCGGGAACCCGGCGGAATTGCGGGCGGCTGGAGATGCCTGCTCGGTCGCCGACCCCTGTGGCCCGCTTGCCGGATATCGCGATACATTGTTCGGCCAGCCCGGCACGAATCGCACGACCTTGCAGGCCCATATCGTCAAGCTTCGCGTGGAACATGATTTCAGTGACGAACTGACCTTTGCTTCGACCACCCATTATGGCGATTATGACAAGCTCTATCGCAACATCTATCCGGTGGATTCCGTCAGCGATGATATCCGGCTGACGCCGGCGGCTGATTCGGTCACTCTCGACGGTTATGTCGATACCACCGATCGCGAGAATTTCATCAGCCAGGGCAATCTGCTGTGGACTGGCGAAACGGGTGTTCTGGGCCATAGCCTGTTGCTCGGCTACGAATTCGGTCAGCAAAAATCAGCCAATGCGCGACGGGACGTTCTGTTTGCTGCCAGCAATGACGACCAAATTGTCGTTCCCCTGGCCGATCCGGTCACTGTGCCGGCCTTTACCTTCCCGGCCTTCAGCCGAAACACCATGTCCGATCTGAAGTTCCTGTCGCTTTATGTACAGGATCAGATCAGCCTGGGTGACCATTTCGACATTATCGGCGGGGTGCGTTTCGACCGCTTTGATCTCGATGTGAACGACATTCAAAATGGTCTGTTGCTGAGCCGGACAGATGAAAAATTCTCCCCCCGCTTCGGAGCGATTTACAAGCCGCAGGAAAATATCTCGCTTTATGTGAGCTATGCGAAAAGTTTCCTGCCGCGTTCGGGCGACCAGTTTCTCACGCTTACTCCCAGCAATGCCAATCTGGCACCGGAAACGTTTGAAAATTATGAAATCGGCGTGAAATATGACCTGACATCGGAGCTTAGTCTGACTGCCGCGCTATTCCGTCTCGATCGGGATGACCAGTCCATCCTGCTTGATAATCAGGGCAATACGACCCTGTCAGGATCGAGAACCGAAGGCGCGGAATTTCAGCTCGTCGGCAAGCTGACCGAGCGTTTGCAGATAAACGCGGGTTATAGCTATCTTGATGGCCAGCAGCGCAATGCGACTACCGTCGGCGGACAGGAACTGCGCCTGTTTCAGGTGCCGGAGCATATGGTGTCTCTGTGGACCAAATATGATTTTACCACGCAATTCGCGGCCGGCTTGGGGGTCACCCATCAATCAAGCCAGTTCGCGACCAACGACAATAGCGTCCGCATACCCGCCTTCACCCGATTCGACGCTGCTCTTTATTACAAGCTGAGCGAGAAAATGCAGATTCAGCTCAATGTCGAAAATCTGTTCGACGAGACTTATTATCCGTCCGTGCATAATAATGACAATATCACGACCGGAGAGCCGCTCAACGCCCGACTAACGGTGAAGTTCGGCTTTTAA
- the rpmB gene encoding 50S ribosomal protein L28, with translation MSRICELTGKTRLVGNNVSHAKNRTKKTFLPNLQNVTLLSDTLGKGVKLRVSTHGLRSVEHVGGLDNWLLKTKDDKLSLRVKRIKKEIVKKQAAAA, from the coding sequence ATGTCGCGGATTTGCGAACTGACAGGTAAGACTCGGCTGGTAGGCAATAATGTGTCGCACGCCAAAAACCGGACCAAGAAGACATTTTTGCCCAATCTGCAAAATGTGACTCTTTTGTCCGATACACTCGGCAAGGGCGTGAAACTGCGGGTTTCGACGCATGGTCTGCGTTCGGTGGAGCATGTTGGCGGTCTCGACAACTGGTTGCTGAAAACCAAGGACGACAAGTTGAGCCTGCGTGTCAAACGCATCAAAAAGGAAATCGTGAAAAAGCAGGCCGCTGCCGCTTAA
- a CDS encoding HD domain-containing protein has translation MGGPNEVRAKFPSMEEGTQEDWQIIGGHFGPFASKVADRVLDHLKLLDGDFGGFPIDRMQHSLQTATRAHRDGRDEEYVVMALLHDVGDTLGTYNHPDIAAAILKPFVSEKNHWITEKHGIFQGYYFFHYLGQDRDMREQYRGHEHFEDCAEFCAKYDQTAFDANYDTAPLEFFEPMVRRVMARPINSIYATE, from the coding sequence ATGGGCGGTCCCAACGAAGTCCGGGCAAAATTCCCTTCTATGGAAGAAGGTACGCAGGAAGACTGGCAGATCATCGGCGGCCATTTCGGTCCCTTTGCCAGCAAGGTCGCCGACCGGGTGCTCGATCATCTGAAGTTGCTCGACGGCGATTTTGGCGGCTTTCCGATCGACCGGATGCAGCACAGCCTGCAAACCGCCACCCGCGCGCATCGCGATGGCCGGGACGAGGAATATGTCGTGATGGCCTTGTTGCACGATGTCGGTGACACGCTTGGCACCTATAATCACCCCGATATTGCCGCAGCGATCCTGAAGCCCTTTGTCAGCGAGAAAAACCACTGGATCACGGAAAAACACGGCATTTTCCAGGGCTATTATTTCTTCCACTATCTCGGCCAGGATCGTGACATGCGCGAACAATATCGCGGCCACGAACATTTCGAAGATTGTGCGGAATTCTGCGCAAAATATGACCAGACGGCCTTTGATGCCAATTATGACACGGCGCCGCTGGAATTTTTCGAACCGATGGTTCGTCGCGTCATGGCGCGACCGATAAACAGCATTTACGCGACCGAATAG
- a CDS encoding LytR/AlgR family response regulator transcription factor has protein sequence MTIRTILVDDEKLAIQGLQIRLEKFDDIEIVDTCRNGREAIRKIKTLKPDLVFLDIQMPGFDGFSVVQGIMEIEPPLFIFVTAYSEHAVRAFEAEAIDYLVKPVEEDRLADAIERVRKRLSEKRGGAELEKLKNVLSEVAPDAMANIDESEEPATANRYEKLINVKDRGQIFRVDVDTIERIDAAGDYMCIYTADNSLILRETMKDLEKRLDPRHFQRVHRSTIVNLSQVREVKPHTNGECFLILGSGAQVKVSRSYRDVVARFVH, from the coding sequence ATGACGATCAGGACAATATTAGTCGATGACGAGAAGCTGGCTATCCAGGGTCTGCAGATACGGCTCGAAAAATTTGACGATATCGAGATTGTCGACACCTGTCGCAATGGCCGCGAAGCGATTCGCAAGATCAAGACCCTGAAGCCCGATCTGGTCTTCCTCGACATCCAGATGCCCGGGTTCGACGGCTTTTCCGTAGTTCAGGGAATTATGGAGATCGAACCGCCGCTGTTCATTTTCGTGACCGCCTATTCCGAACATGCCGTCCGTGCCTTCGAGGCGGAAGCGATCGACTATCTGGTAAAGCCGGTCGAGGAAGACCGGTTGGCCGATGCGATTGAGCGCGTGCGCAAGCGGCTTTCGGAAAAGCGCGGTGGTGCCGAGCTTGAAAAGCTGAAAAATGTGCTCAGCGAAGTTGCGCCTGACGCGATGGCCAATATTGATGAATCCGAAGAGCCCGCGACCGCGAATCGCTATGAGAAACTGATCAACGTCAAGGACCGCGGGCAGATTTTCCGGGTCGATGTCGATACGATCGAACGGATCGATGCGGCTGGCGACTATATGTGTATCTATACTGCCGACAACAGCCTGATCCTGCGCGAGACCATGAAGGATCTGGAGAAGCGGCTCGATCCGCGCCATTTCCAGAGGGTGCACCGTTCAACCATCGTCAATCTGAGCCAGGTCCGGGAAGTGAAGCCGCACACCAATGGCGAATGTTTCCTGATATTGGGTTCAGGCGCGCAGGTGAAGGTCAGCCGCAGCTACCGGGATGTCGTCGCACGCTTCGTGCACTAG